One Methylocystis iwaonis genomic window, CGCGCAGCCGACGATCGCCGACCTCTGCCTCGCGCCGCAGCTCTTCTATGCCGCGCGCTTCACGATCCCGCTCGACGCCTTTCCGAAAGTACGCGCCGTCGGCGCGACCTGCGACGCGCATCCCGCCTTTCGCGCTGCGCATCCTTCCGCACAGCCAGACGCCGAGTAAAGGCGCGGTCGGCGCCTTGAAACCGGCCGGCGCTGGCAAATATAGCCGTCATGCCGGCGCTTGGCGTAAAGGAGCGGGGCGCGATGCGCCATTTTGCACGGGTCCTGGATTTCGATCTCGGCGAGACCACGGACCTTCTGCGAACGCAGGTCGAGACATTCGCCGCGCGCGAGATCGCCCCGCGCGCAGCGCGGATCGACGCCGATAACGCCTTTCCGAGCGAGCTATGGAGAAAGCTCGGCGCGCTTGGTTTTCTCGGCGTCACCGTCGCGCCGGAATATGGCGGCGCTGGTCTCGGCTATCTCGAGCATGTGATCCTCATGGAGGAGATCAGCCGCGCCTCGGCGTCTGTCGGTCTCTCTTATGGCGCGCATTCCAATCTCTGCGTCAACCAAATCCATCGTAACGGCTCGCCCGAGCAAAAGCGCCGCTATTTGCCCAGGCTCATCTCTGGCGAGCATGTTGGCGCGCTGGCCATGTCCGAACCGGGCGCGGGTTCAGATGTCGCCAACATGCGCTTACGCGCGGAGAAGCGCGGCGTTTCTTACGTTCTCAACGGCGCCAAAATGTGGGTGACCAACGGGCCGGACGCCGACGTTCTGGTGGTTTACGCGAAAACCAACGCCTCGGCTGGCGCGCATGGCATCACCGCTTTCATCATCGAAAAGGCGTTTCCGGGCTTTCAGCCCTTGGCCAAAATCGACAAGCTCGGCATGCGCGGCTCGAACACATGCGAGCTGGCGTTCGAGAATTGCGTCGTCCCGGCGGAAAATGTGCTGGGGCGTCCCGAGCAAGGGATTGCCGTATTGATGAGCGGGCTGGACTATGAGCGCGCGGTGCTTGCCGGCGGGCCGATCGGCATCATGCGCGCCTGCATGGATGTCGTCCTTCCTTATGTTCACGATCGCAAGCAATTCGGCCAACCAATCGGCGAATTCGAGCTCATGCAGGGCAAGCTTGCGGACATGTATACGGCGCTCAGCGCGGCGAGAGCTTATGTCTATGCCGTCGCCAAGGCCTGCGATCTCGGGAACGTCACGCGCAAAGACGCCGCCGCCGCGATTCTATTCGCGGCCGAGCGCGCCACTTGGATGGCGCTGGAAGCAATCCAATGCCTCGGCGGTAACGGATACACAAACGACTACCCGGCCGGGCGGCTGCTTCGCGACGCCAAGCTCTA contains:
- a CDS encoding isovaleryl-CoA dehydrogenase produces the protein MRHFARVLDFDLGETTDLLRTQVETFAAREIAPRAARIDADNAFPSELWRKLGALGFLGVTVAPEYGGAGLGYLEHVILMEEISRASASVGLSYGAHSNLCVNQIHRNGSPEQKRRYLPRLISGEHVGALAMSEPGAGSDVANMRLRAEKRGVSYVLNGAKMWVTNGPDADVLVVYAKTNASAGAHGITAFIIEKAFPGFQPLAKIDKLGMRGSNTCELAFENCVVPAENVLGRPEQGIAVLMSGLDYERAVLAGGPIGIMRACMDVVLPYVHDRKQFGQPIGEFELMQGKLADMYTALSAARAYVYAVAKACDLGNVTRKDAAAAILFAAERATWMALEAIQCLGGNGYTNDYPAGRLLRDAKLYEIGAGTSEIRRMLIGRELYQETA